The genomic DNA GGATAATGCAGAAAACCCCGAAAAGGTGCGCCAGAACGTGCTGCAGGTAGCCTTGGATTACCTGGCCGTGGGCATCGATCCGGAAAAGGCCACCATCTTCATCCAGAGCCTGATCCCGGAACTGTTCGAATTGACTACCTATTATATGGACCTGGTGACCGTGGCCCGGGTGCAGCGGAACCCCACTGTCAAGGCCGAGATCCAGCAGAAGAATTTCGAAGCCAGTGTACCCCTGGGCTTTTTCTGCTATCCGGTGAGCCAGGCGGCTGACATCACGGCTTTCCATGCCACCCACGTGCCTGCCGGTGAAGACCAGGAACCCATGCTGGAACAGTGCCGGGAAATCGTGCACAAGTTCAACAGCGTATACGGAGAGACCCTGACGGAACCGGAAATCGTGCTGCCGTCCAACAAAGCCTGCCTGCGGCTGCCCGGCCTGGACGGCAAGGCCAAGATGAGCAAATCCCTGGGCAACTGCATCTACCTGAGCGATGATGCAGCCACCATCAAGAAGAAAGTCATGAGCATGTACACCGACCCCACCCACATC from Acidaminococcus timonensis includes the following:
- the trpS gene encoding tryptophan--tRNA ligase translates to MTKIILTGDRPTGHLHVGHYVGSLKERVLLQNSGRFDEVYFMIADAQALTDNAENPEKVRQNVLQVALDYLAVGIDPEKATIFIQSLIPELFELTTYYMDLVTVARVQRNPTVKAEIQQKNFEASVPLGFFCYPVSQAADITAFHATHVPAGEDQEPMLEQCREIVHKFNSVYGETLTEPEIVLPSNKACLRLPGLDGKAKMSKSLGNCIYLSDDAATIKKKVMSMYTDPTHIQVSDPGHVEGNTVFTYLDAFSTPDHFAEFLPDYANLDELKAHYRKGGLGDMKIKKFLNNVLQTVLGPIRERREYWEARKPEVVDILKAGTARAEEKAAGTLAEVRHAMRIDYFEDNNLLK